A section of the Paralichthys olivaceus isolate ysfri-2021 chromosome 14, ASM2471397v2, whole genome shotgun sequence genome encodes:
- the LOC109634387 gene encoding glutathione S-transferase omega-1: MSTEKCFAKGSAAPGPVPKGHIRLYNMRFCPFAQRAKLVLNAKGIKHETININLKDKPDWFLERNPLGLVPTLETPAGEVIYESPITCDYLDEVYPEKKLLPSSPFGKAQQKMMLEHFSKVIPFFRKIPAGRTNGEDVSELEAELKEKFKKFNEDLVERKTKFFGGDSITMIDYMMWPFFERLEIFELQHCLDDAPELKKWMESMSEDTAVKATRHSVDTYKGFYKTYMEGNPNYDYGL, translated from the exons ATGTCCACTGAGAAGTGTTTCGCTAAAG GAAGCGCTGCACCTGGTCCAGTCCCCAAAGGACACATCCGGCTTTACAACATGAGATTCTGCCCGTTTGCCCAGAGAGCTAAATTAGTGCTGAATGCCAAAGGAATCAA acaCGAAACCATCAACATCAACCTGAAAGATAAACCTGACTGGTTCCTTGAGAGGAATCCTCTTGGTCTGGTCCCAACACTGGAGACACCTGCTGGTGAGGTGATATACGAGTCTCCAATCACCTGTGATTACCTGGATGAAGTTTACCCGGAAAAGAAGCTGCTTCCTTCATCTCCTTTCGGTAAAGCACAGCAGAAGATGATGCTGGAGCACTTTTCCAAG GTAATACCCTTCTTTCGCAAGATTCCAGCCGGGAGGACTAATGGTGAGGATGTCTCGGAACTGGAAGCTGAACTGAAAGAGAAGTTTAAGAAATTTAATGAG GACCTGGTTGAGAGGAAGACCAAGTTCTTCGGCGGTGACTCCATCACAATGATTGACTACATGATGTGGCCATTCTTTGAGAGGCTGGAGATCTTTGAATTACAGCA CTGTCTTGATGACGCACCTGAGCTGAAGAAGTGGATGGAGAGCATGTCGGAGGACACAGCTGTCAAAGCCACCAGGCACAGTGTGGACACCTACAAGGGCTTTTACAAGACTTACATGGAGGGGAACCCCAACTACGACTATGGCCTGTAA
- the itprip gene encoding inositol 1,4,5-trisphosphate receptor-interacting protein gives MQGAIARVCVVVAAAILNHPLLFPQENTTLPEQDEALMTRMREHEERLEVEQARLEKELAQQESQQEETSLEGGYSWYFWSTVSLIIFFTIEMCKVDLADTEIRPSEDEDIFSEGGAITPRTMVLDKDILRSFCDKCTYSSAHENWRVREFVEGFADDLLESLRSVCDREADMEVWDFVGIGSMFEFWKVCKPLTCDLIVPFSPPDPYSFQFELWCSPSSDMPPDMQGCGRIKVTRPGESEEGCLCGSANLGEDMLCLLHGKNEAIKVHRSPDELLCSRNTPFLAKDQVMKWFQISVTKAWGRISHKYDFEVTFRNLDAAGALKIRFRSGKVIVLNIIPVVQLGDSDAYFVSHFPSDCDSSPDPLWPLSFAVYERNLLKHFTKRLPQNSCHLHCLRIVTFLHRKQTGLTGKSALTNYHLKTALLHLLLSKRPSAWGMESMEHRLQDVLGLLQRSLQEKRLHHVLIGNSRVPGDVQLPEIIRKAQPLNLFRSLVLQTELYAATVRHFQEMLRNAPALIQEYTPHLSNGGLHHILDDSL, from the coding sequence ATGCAGGGGGCCATTGCACGAGTGTGCGTGGTGGTGGCCGCCGCCATATTGAACCACCCGTTGCTCTTCCCTCAAGAGAACACTACGCTCCCGGAGCAGGACGAGGCGTTGATGACTCGCATGCGGGAGCACGAGGAGAGGCTGGAAGTGGAGCAGGCCAGGCTGGAGAAAGAGCTCGCACAGCAGGAATCCCAGCAGGAGGAGACCAGCTTGGAGGGAGGCTACAGTTGGTACTTTTGGAGCACCGTGTCATTGATCATATTCTTCACTATCGAGATGTGCAAGGTGGATCTTGCTGACACGGAAATCCGTCCGTCAGAGGATGAGGACATATTTTCAGAAGGTGGAGCCATCACGCCCAGGACAATGGTGCTGGATAAAGATATCCTGAGAAGCTTCTGTGACAAATGCACCTACAGTTCAGCCCATGAAAACTGGAGGGTGAGGGAGTTTGTTGAGGGTTTTGCAGATGATTTACTGGAATCGCTCAGGAGTGTGTGCGACAGAGAGGCAGACATGGAAGTCTGGGACTTTGTCGGGATTGGGAGCATGTTCGAGTTTTGGAAGGTGTGCAAGCCTCTAACCTGCGACCTGATAGTGCCTTTCTCGCCTCCAGATCCATATTCCTTCCAGTTCGAACTGTGGTGCAGCCCCAGCAGTGACATGCCTCCAGACATGCAGGGCTGTGGCAGGATAAAGGTGACCAGGCCTGGCGAGAGCGAGGAGGGCTGCCTCTGTGGCTCTGCTAATCTCGGAGAGGACATGCTCTGCCTGTTGCACGGCAAGAATGAAGCCATCAAGGTGCACCGCAGTCCGGATGAGCTGCTGTGCTCCAGGAACACGCCTTTCTTAGCCAAAGATCAGGTCATGAAGTGGTTTCAGATCTCTGTTACCAAAGCATGGGGACGCATCTCTCACAAATATGACTTTGAGGTCACTTTTCGCAACTTGGACGCCGCCGGTGCTCTGAAGATCCGATTTCGTTCAGGGAAAGTCATCGTCCTGAACATCATACCGGTGGTACAGCTGGGGGATTCAGATGCTTACTTTGTCTCACACTTCCCGTCAGATTGCGACAGCTCTCCAGACCCGCTCTGGCCGCTCTCTTTCGCTGTGTACGAGAGGAACTTGCTGAAACATTTCACGAAACGCCTTCCACAAAATTCCTGTCACTTACACTGTCTTAGGATTGTCACGTTCCTGCACAGAAAGCAGACGGGGCTCACGGGAAAGAGCGCCCTCACGAACTACCACTTGAAGACCGCCCTGTTGCACTTGTTGCTGAGTAAGAGACCCTCTGCATGGGGCATGGAGAGCATGGAGCACAGGCTTCAGGATGTGCTCGGACTCTTGCAGAGGAGCCTGCAGGAGAAGAGACTTCACCACGTTCTCATCGGGAACAGTAGAGTGCCAGGAGATGTCCAGCTTCCTGAGATCATTAGAAAAGCGCAGCCCCTCAATCTGTTTAGGTCCTTGGTGCTGCAGACGGAGCTGTACGCTGCAACAGTCAGACATTTTCAGGAGATGTTGAGAAATGCACCTGCGCTCATACAAGAATACACACCTCACTTATCAAACGGAGGTTTACACCACATACTCGACGACAGTTTGTGA